One stretch of Monomorium pharaonis isolate MP-MQ-018 chromosome 10, ASM1337386v2, whole genome shotgun sequence DNA includes these proteins:
- the LOC105829505 gene encoding transketolase-like protein 2 isoform X2, which yields MVRDRNMEKLQDLANKLRIDCVQATEASKSGHPTSCASMAEIMSVLFFHTMRFKVSAPRDPNSDRFVLSKGHAAPILYAAWAEAGLFPTSELLNLRKIDSDLEGHPTPRLNFVDVGTGSLGQGLSVAAGMAYVGKNYDKASYRVYCLIGDGEAAEGSIWEALHFSSYYKLDNLCAIFDINRLGQSEPTSLQHNMEVYRKRLEAFGFNALVVDGHDVEELAKAFHEAQNTKGRPTAILAKTFKGKNFPEIEDLENWHGKPLGNKAAEVIQHLNGLLKNSGPLGLHPQKPLVDDAPIVDISNVALASPPNYKIGQQVATRLAYGTALAKLAQNNPRVIALDGDTKNSTYAEKIKAVDPARFIEGFIAEQNVVGVAVGAACRDRTVAFVSAFATFFTRAFDQIRMGAISQTNINFVGSHCGVSIGEDGPSQMGLEDIAMFRAIPGSTIFYPSDAVSTERAVELAANTKGICFIRTSRPATTILYKNDEPLAIGKAKVVRSSAKDKVLVIGAGVTLHEAIKSADDLAKVGLNIRVIDLFTVKPIDAQTIIKNAKEVGGRIITVEDHYAEGGLGEAVQSAVAMERDIIVKKLAVSEVPRSGPPTVLLEKYGISARNISTAVEEIMKY from the exons ATGGTTCGAGACAGGAACATGGAAAAACTTCAAGATCTTGCAAATAAATTGCGTATCGATTGCGTGCAAGCAACTGAAGCATCAAAAAGCGG GCATCCCACATCATGTGCGTCTATGGCCGAAATTATGTCCGTTCTTTTCTTCCATACAATGCGTTTTAAGGTATCAGCACCACGTGATCCGAACAGTGATAGATTTGTCCTTAGCAAAGGTCACGCGGCTCCAATTCTTTACGCAG catGGGCGGAAGCAGGCTTGTTCCCAACCAGCGAGTTAttgaatttaagaaaaatcgaCAGCGATCTGGAAGGACATCCTACCCCGAGGCTCAATTTTGTAGACGTAGGAACCGGTTCATTAGGACAAGGTCTCTCAGTTGCAGCAGGAATGGCTTATGTTGGAAAGAATTACGATAAAGCCAGTTACCG tgtttattgtttaattggCGACGGAGAAGCGGCCGAAGGTTCTATCTGGGAAGCCCTCCATTTTTCATCCTATTACAAATTAGACAATCTCTGTGCTATCTTTGACATCAATCGTCTTGGACAAAGCGAGCCTACTTCGCTGCAACATAATATGGAAGTTTACCGTAAAAGATTAGAGGCCTTTGGTTTCAATGCTTTAGTCGTGGATGGTCATGATGTAGAAGAATTAGCGAAG GCTTTCCATGAAGCGCAAAATACAAAAGGACGTCCCACTGCCATCTTAGCTAAGACTTTTAAGGGTAAAAATTTCCCTGAAATTGAAGATCTGGAAAACTGGCATGGCAAGCCTTTGGGTAACAAGGCAGCTGAAGTTATTCag caTTTGAATGGACTTTTGAAAAACTCTGGACCTCTTGGCCTACATCCACAAAAGCCACTTGTAGATGATGCTCCCATTGTAGATATCAGCAACGTTGCGTTGGCTTCACCTCCAAATTACAAAATAGGCCAACAAGTAGCTACTAGGTTGGCTTATGGTACAGCTCTTGCAAAG CTAGCACAAAATAATCCTCGTGTCATAGCTTTGGATGGTGATACAAAGAATTCCACTTATGCCGAGAAGATAAAAGCGGTTGACCCAGCTAGATTTATCGAAGGATTTATTGCCGAACAGAATGTTGTGGGTGTTGCCGTCGGTGCTGCTTGCAGAGATCGTACCGTCGCGTTTGTATCCGCTTTTGCGACATTCTTCACGCGTGCCTTTGATCAG attcGCATGGGTGCGATATCTCAGACGAATATAAACTTTGTCGGTTCGCATTGCGGCGTGTCTATCGGTGAGGACGGACCCTCGCAGATGGGCTTGGAGGACATCGCAATGTTCCGCGCAATCCCGGGTTCTACCATCTTTTACCCGAGCGATGCCGTATCGACGGAGCGTGCCGTCGAATTGGCGGCCAACACCAAGGGCATTTGCTTCATTCGCACTTCTCGTCCGGCCACGACCATTTTGTACAAGAACGATGAGCCACTGGCCATCGGTAAAGCCAAAGTAGTCAGATCTTCAGCTAAGGATAAAGTGCTCGTGATCGGCGCCGGTGTAACGTTGCACGAGGCAATCAAGTCTGCCGACGACTTAGCCAAGGTTGGACTCAACATCCGCGTAATCGATCTGTTCACGGTTAAACCCATCGATGCACAAACTATTATAAAGAACGCCAAAGAAGTCGGCGGGCGGATCATCACTGTTGAAGATCATTACGCGGAAGGAGGTTTGGGAGAGGCAGTTCAATCCGCGGTTGCTATGGAAAGAGACATAATAGTAAAGAAACTGGCGGTATCTGAAGTACCACGTTCCGGTCCGCCAACGGTATTGCTCGAGAAATATGGCATCAGTGCTCGTAATATTAGTACGGCAGTggaagaaattatgaaatattaa
- the LOC105829505 gene encoding transketolase-like protein 2 isoform X1, which produces MANYHKPELKIIQELRDIANKLRIHAIEATQASKSGHPTSCASMAEIMSVLFFHTMRFKVSAPRDPNSDRFVLSKGHAAPILYAAWAEAGLFPTSELLNLRKIDSDLEGHPTPRLNFVDVGTGSLGQGLSVAAGMAYVGKNYDKASYRVYCLIGDGEAAEGSIWEALHFSSYYKLDNLCAIFDINRLGQSEPTSLQHNMEVYRKRLEAFGFNALVVDGHDVEELAKAFHEAQNTKGRPTAILAKTFKGKNFPEIEDLENWHGKPLGNKAAEVIQHLNGLLKNSGPLGLHPQKPLVDDAPIVDISNVALASPPNYKIGQQVATRLAYGTALAKLAQNNPRVIALDGDTKNSTYAEKIKAVDPARFIEGFIAEQNVVGVAVGAACRDRTVAFVSAFATFFTRAFDQIRMGAISQTNINFVGSHCGVSIGEDGPSQMGLEDIAMFRAIPGSTIFYPSDAVSTERAVELAANTKGICFIRTSRPATTILYKNDEPLAIGKAKVVRSSAKDKVLVIGAGVTLHEAIKSADDLAKVGLNIRVIDLFTVKPIDAQTIIKNAKEVGGRIITVEDHYAEGGLGEAVQSAVAMERDIIVKKLAVSEVPRSGPPTVLLEKYGISARNISTAVEEIMKY; this is translated from the exons ATGGCGAACTATCACAAACCCGAACTGAAAATCATCCAAGAGCTGCGGGACATCGCGAACAAGCTGAGGATTCACGCGATCGAGGCCACGCAGGCCAGCAAGTCCGG GCATCCCACATCATGTGCGTCTATGGCCGAAATTATGTCCGTTCTTTTCTTCCATACAATGCGTTTTAAGGTATCAGCACCACGTGATCCGAACAGTGATAGATTTGTCCTTAGCAAAGGTCACGCGGCTCCAATTCTTTACGCAG catGGGCGGAAGCAGGCTTGTTCCCAACCAGCGAGTTAttgaatttaagaaaaatcgaCAGCGATCTGGAAGGACATCCTACCCCGAGGCTCAATTTTGTAGACGTAGGAACCGGTTCATTAGGACAAGGTCTCTCAGTTGCAGCAGGAATGGCTTATGTTGGAAAGAATTACGATAAAGCCAGTTACCG tgtttattgtttaattggCGACGGAGAAGCGGCCGAAGGTTCTATCTGGGAAGCCCTCCATTTTTCATCCTATTACAAATTAGACAATCTCTGTGCTATCTTTGACATCAATCGTCTTGGACAAAGCGAGCCTACTTCGCTGCAACATAATATGGAAGTTTACCGTAAAAGATTAGAGGCCTTTGGTTTCAATGCTTTAGTCGTGGATGGTCATGATGTAGAAGAATTAGCGAAG GCTTTCCATGAAGCGCAAAATACAAAAGGACGTCCCACTGCCATCTTAGCTAAGACTTTTAAGGGTAAAAATTTCCCTGAAATTGAAGATCTGGAAAACTGGCATGGCAAGCCTTTGGGTAACAAGGCAGCTGAAGTTATTCag caTTTGAATGGACTTTTGAAAAACTCTGGACCTCTTGGCCTACATCCACAAAAGCCACTTGTAGATGATGCTCCCATTGTAGATATCAGCAACGTTGCGTTGGCTTCACCTCCAAATTACAAAATAGGCCAACAAGTAGCTACTAGGTTGGCTTATGGTACAGCTCTTGCAAAG CTAGCACAAAATAATCCTCGTGTCATAGCTTTGGATGGTGATACAAAGAATTCCACTTATGCCGAGAAGATAAAAGCGGTTGACCCAGCTAGATTTATCGAAGGATTTATTGCCGAACAGAATGTTGTGGGTGTTGCCGTCGGTGCTGCTTGCAGAGATCGTACCGTCGCGTTTGTATCCGCTTTTGCGACATTCTTCACGCGTGCCTTTGATCAG attcGCATGGGTGCGATATCTCAGACGAATATAAACTTTGTCGGTTCGCATTGCGGCGTGTCTATCGGTGAGGACGGACCCTCGCAGATGGGCTTGGAGGACATCGCAATGTTCCGCGCAATCCCGGGTTCTACCATCTTTTACCCGAGCGATGCCGTATCGACGGAGCGTGCCGTCGAATTGGCGGCCAACACCAAGGGCATTTGCTTCATTCGCACTTCTCGTCCGGCCACGACCATTTTGTACAAGAACGATGAGCCACTGGCCATCGGTAAAGCCAAAGTAGTCAGATCTTCAGCTAAGGATAAAGTGCTCGTGATCGGCGCCGGTGTAACGTTGCACGAGGCAATCAAGTCTGCCGACGACTTAGCCAAGGTTGGACTCAACATCCGCGTAATCGATCTGTTCACGGTTAAACCCATCGATGCACAAACTATTATAAAGAACGCCAAAGAAGTCGGCGGGCGGATCATCACTGTTGAAGATCATTACGCGGAAGGAGGTTTGGGAGAGGCAGTTCAATCCGCGGTTGCTATGGAAAGAGACATAATAGTAAAGAAACTGGCGGTATCTGAAGTACCACGTTCCGGTCCGCCAACGGTATTGCTCGAGAAATATGGCATCAGTGCTCGTAATATTAGTACGGCAGTggaagaaattatgaaatattaa